A region of the bacterium genome:
CGGATAACTTGCTGGAAGACGTTTCAAAGAAGATTGCACCACGAAAGCTTACGCCTCCGTCCGTTTTTGGAGTCCCAACACCTTGTCCTCGCCAGGTCGCGGTTTCACCGTTTTCCATCATTGCGACTCCTTGTCCCTCTCCAAACAGCGTTCCGATATTTCTCATAATGGACCAGTACGTTGCCATGGATTTGTACTTTACACCGAGGATCTGGCCTTCTCCCTCCTGAGATGTCTCAACTCTCACAGTCAAATCATCATTGCTCAGCACTCTTCTTCCCGTAACTTTGCCTTTCTCTGTTCCTATTCTTTCTCCTAACATTTTCTAACCTCCTTAATTGATTCTTTTATGTTAACCCTTTTTCGTTGTTCAATCGGAGTTTTTGAAAAAATTCTTTTAGAAGTGTCGAAGCTTCGTTTTGCAGAAGCCCCGTGCTCACTTCCACTCTATGGTTTAGTTGAGGCCAACGAACTACATCCAGAATACTGCCGCACGCTCCTGCTTTTGGATCCGGTGTAGCAATGACAAGTCGTTTGACACGCGCCAATACCAAAGCTCCAGCGCACATCACGCACGGCTCCAGTGTGACGTAGAGGGATGTATTCAGCAACCATTTTACGGGATGAGTTTTGAGAGCTGCTTGCATCGTAAGGAGTTCGGCATGCGCGAGTGGATCCTTCTGCTGAACCATCCTGTTGTGATTTCTGGCGATGATGCGATCTTCAAACACCAGAACAGCACCGACCGGAACTTCGTTTTCTGCAGCAGCCAGGCGCGCTTCTTCCAGCGCCATCGCCATGTATTCTTCATCCACCATACTCAGCACTCAGCACTACGGCACTCTGTTAGTTCCTTCGTTGACGAACTGGAATTTTTTGACTCGCCTGAGTCATCGGCCAGACTTTATCGGCAAGATGATACTTCAATACAACTTGCACCTCGACATCAGTGACTTCTGCAGGCGCGGTGATCTCAAAGGACAGTGTCATTTTGCCGGGTTGAAGCGCCTTGTCCTCCCACGAGCTAACCAGCCAGCTATCAACCGTCATCTCTCCTTTTTGATGCTTCTCGGTATAGCCGATCATGTTGAAGGTTTTCGTTTCCCCAAACACCTGAAACCCTTTCGAATCTTTTGCGGTGACATCCAGCACCACTTTGGCGGCCCATGGTCACGTATCCGGAATCCGATGGCCCGCCTTGTTATCGATGTTTACAGTAAGAGTTACAGTGCCATCTTTAGTGCCGGGCTTATGGGCAAGAAAGATTTCAGAAGCATTTTTTAGCGTGGTGGCGTCGTGCCAGCCAGGGAAGGTATGATTGGAGACTTTCCGCTGGGGAACATCGTCCCCATCGGCCGCCTTGCCGTCTTTCTTTTCCATGTGACAGTCCTGGCAGTGCTTGACATCTGCTCCCTTAGCTGTGGGTCCCGCGGCCCAGCTATCATAAGTCATGGAGCAGACTACGTCCCAATCCCCTTCGAGCTTCAAATCAGCAGGGGTGGCATAGGTGTGGCACCCTTTGCAGAATTCTGATTTCTCCATCACCGGAGCATAATGGCTGTTGTGTTGAGTCTTCACCGGATTCTTGATAGTCCCGTAGTAGGTTTGTTTTTCGATCTCTTCAGGTGGCTTCGCGTGGAGATCACCACCGCCGAACAGAGCGTGGCAAGCCACGCAATCCACGTTCAATCTTGCGAGCGCTTCTTTTTGATCGCTTTTAATCAGATGAGCAAGTCGTTTGAAGTCTTCGTCCGCTGCAAACCGCATTACCGGCGCGTGGCAGCCTATGCAGGCCATTAACTCGTTTCGATTCAGTTCCCTTCCCTTTACTTGCTCTTGTGTAATGATGTACTTCTTAAGAAAGGTAAGCGCAGCAACCACGCTTTTGGCGTGGTAGGACTGTTCCCATTCCTGGTAGTTGCGCAAATGGCAGCTCTTGCAAGTATCAGCGGTGGACTTCAGAGGACTG
Encoded here:
- the tadA gene encoding tRNA adenosine(34) deaminase TadA → MVDEEYMAMALEEARLAAAENEVPVGAVLVFEDRIIARNHNRMVQQKDPLAHAELLTMQAALKTHPVKWLLNTSLYVTLEPCVMCAGALVLARVKRLVIATPDPKAGACGSILDVVRWPQLNHRVEVSTGLLQNEASTLLKEFFQKLRLNNEKGLT
- a CDS encoding cytochrome c family protein, encoding MILPRWSIFISASAIALLLVFDIVSAQEEGAPMVSPLKSTADTCKSCHLRNYQEWEQSYHAKSVVAALTFLKKYIITQEQVKGRELNRNELMACIGCHAPVMRFAADEDFKRLAHLIKSDQKEALARLNVDCVACHALFGGGDLHAKPPEEIEKQTYYGTIKNPVKTQHNSHYAPVMEKSEFCKGCHTYATPADLKLEGDWDVVCSMTYDSWAAGPTAKGADVKHCQDCHMEKKDGKAADGDDVPQRKVSNHTFPGWHDATTLKNASEIFLAHKPGTKDGTVTLTVNIDNKAGHRIPDT